In a genomic window of Cytobacillus sp. FSL H8-0458:
- a CDS encoding transcription initiation factor TFIIIB — translation MNMKADNCPKCRSNELGKGKHSGYGVMFPVDKMSLGSDIEYVICTSCGFIIEGYVKKPEKFKNRM, via the coding sequence ATGAATATGAAAGCAGACAATTGTCCAAAGTGCAGATCTAATGAGCTGGGGAAAGGGAAGCATTCGGGTTATGGCGTCATGTTTCCTGTGGATAAGATGAGTCTCGGTTCTGATATTGAATACGTTATATGCACTAGCTGCGGTTTTATCATTGAAGGGTATGTAAAAAAGCCGGAGAAGTTTAAAAATAGAATGTAG
- a CDS encoding vWA domain-containing protein — MKRYGLWLLSAGLILSACSNDKEKTAADSPVKEEQKKEQKQVSILAESKNINLEVSEETLLNLPPGTLMDNLTYEKDIEAIEVIPETDPELLRKMTTKLEELTEEAKDTDSIKKGLISLLASPHYKDIIEKSNAYKPDFEEPYLPDPTKSEPGEEEKKAAEQAIILLDASSSMLLQADGKVKMDIAKSAVKSFAQTIGQSSDVSLVVYGHKGSEADADKKISCSGVEEVYPMSNYSKKEFHEAVDSFESKGWTPLAGAIQKAAEMSSGYDGSTTIYIVSDGAETCDGDPVKASEHLVKNNSSNTVNIIGFDVDGKAEDQLKAVAEAGNGEYFKADSPDDLKDTIQYEWLPSAGDLAWAFTMAPSPWEMMDEYKIGEIYPRQLFTIGRRESHRILDAVTIMGDKGWITDEQRSELREWGYERSGQMKDLYMKLHEKNRNTAETESDQIRQRVDEWVEKMKALKKERGDIW, encoded by the coding sequence GTGAAACGTTATGGTCTATGGCTGCTGTCTGCCGGATTGATTCTTTCCGCGTGCAGCAATGACAAAGAGAAAACAGCCGCTGATTCACCTGTTAAAGAAGAGCAAAAAAAAGAACAAAAGCAGGTAAGCATTTTAGCAGAGTCTAAGAATATTAATTTAGAGGTCTCTGAAGAAACCCTGCTAAATTTGCCTCCTGGAACCCTAATGGATAACCTTACATACGAAAAAGACATTGAAGCCATTGAAGTTATACCGGAAACTGATCCTGAACTTTTACGGAAGATGACGACCAAACTGGAAGAGCTGACGGAGGAAGCCAAAGATACAGACTCTATTAAAAAAGGGCTAATTTCCCTGCTGGCGAGTCCACATTATAAAGACATTATTGAAAAGTCCAATGCCTACAAACCCGATTTTGAAGAACCTTACCTGCCGGATCCCACCAAGTCAGAACCCGGAGAAGAAGAAAAAAAGGCAGCAGAACAGGCCATTATTCTTCTGGATGCCAGTTCATCCATGCTGCTGCAGGCAGACGGCAAAGTGAAAATGGATATTGCTAAAAGCGCCGTCAAGAGTTTCGCCCAGACGATTGGCCAAAGCAGTGATGTATCCCTAGTGGTCTATGGCCATAAAGGCTCTGAAGCAGACGCTGATAAAAAAATTTCCTGCTCTGGTGTTGAGGAAGTCTATCCTATGAGCAACTATTCCAAGAAGGAATTTCACGAAGCTGTTGATTCATTTGAAAGCAAAGGCTGGACGCCTCTTGCCGGCGCCATTCAAAAAGCAGCAGAAATGAGCAGCGGCTATGACGGCTCCACCACGATCTACATTGTCAGCGACGGTGCCGAAACATGTGACGGCGACCCTGTCAAGGCCAGCGAGCACCTTGTGAAAAACAACAGCAGCAATACTGTAAATATCATTGGGTTTGATGTAGACGGCAAGGCCGAGGATCAATTAAAAGCAGTAGCCGAAGCCGGCAACGGGGAGTACTTTAAAGCAGACAGTCCCGACGATCTGAAAGACACCATTCAATACGAGTGGCTTCCGTCTGCCGGTGACCTCGCATGGGCTTTTACAATGGCACCAAGCCCGTGGGAAATGATGGATGAATATAAAATCGGTGAAATTTATCCCCGCCAATTATTTACAATCGGCAGGCGTGAATCACACCGAATCCTGGATGCCGTCACCATTATGGGAGATAAGGGCTGGATCACGGATGAGCAGCGATCCGAACTCCGGGAATGGGGCTATGAACGCAGCGGCCAGATGAAGGATCTGTATATGAAGCTGCACGAAAAAAATCGGAATACAGCTGAAACGGAAAGTGATCAAATTAGACAAAGAGTAGACGAATGGGTTGAAAAAATGAAGGCTCTGAAGAAAGAACGCGGGGATATTTGGTGA
- a CDS encoding GNAT family N-acetyltransferase, with the protein MEKAFPILETERLILREATEEDAKDMFVYLSDQLVIKHMGISACETPEEVLGEIEWYKSIYKNGTGMRWGITLKDSGKVIGSCGFLNRNPKHYRCEVGYELSREHWGKGIANEALERVLQFGFEHLELERIEALIEPKNLSSQKLVERQGFTREGLLRHYEYTNGKFDDLYMYSILRGDL; encoded by the coding sequence TTGGAAAAAGCATTTCCGATTCTTGAAACAGAAAGATTAATTTTAAGAGAAGCAACTGAAGAAGATGCAAAAGATATGTTTGTATACCTGTCAGATCAGCTGGTTATAAAGCATATGGGAATCTCAGCCTGTGAAACTCCCGAGGAGGTGCTTGGAGAAATAGAATGGTATAAATCCATTTATAAAAATGGCACAGGAATGCGCTGGGGCATCACCTTAAAGGATTCTGGGAAGGTCATTGGGAGCTGCGGTTTCCTGAATAGGAATCCGAAACATTACCGATGCGAAGTCGGATATGAACTAAGCAGGGAGCATTGGGGAAAAGGAATAGCGAATGAAGCCCTTGAGAGGGTTTTACAATTCGGCTTTGAACACCTTGAGCTTGAAAGGATAGAAGCCTTGATCGAGCCAAAAAATCTTTCGTCCCAGAAGCTGGTTGAAAGGCAGGGCTTCACAAGAGAAGGACTGCTTAGGCATTATGAATATACTAACGGGAAATTTGATGATTTGTATATGTACTCCATTTTAAGAGGGGATTTATAA
- a CDS encoding n-acetylglutamate synthase codes for MNYNGRTFVSVQNTDNGEVSSKTFFHYKQEGNIISAAYGGGEIIQGTLIGIANEDGCLEFRYNHVNNKNQLRGGKCLSTPEILPDGRIRLHEKWQWQDDEGTEGQSIIEEVRE; via the coding sequence ATGAACTACAATGGCCGTACCTTTGTATCTGTGCAAAATACAGATAATGGTGAAGTTTCATCAAAGACATTTTTTCATTATAAACAGGAAGGGAATATAATATCTGCTGCTTATGGCGGGGGAGAGATCATTCAGGGGACGCTGATTGGAATTGCCAATGAAGACGGATGTTTAGAATTCAGATATAACCATGTGAATAACAAAAATCAGCTGCGCGGCGGAAAATGTCTCTCTACCCCTGAAATATTGCCGGACGGCCGCATCAGACTGCATGAAAAATGGCAATGGCAGGATGATGAAGGAACAGAAGGACAGTCGATTATCGAGGAAGTAAGAGAATAA
- a CDS encoding Bcr/CflA family efflux MFS transporter gives MIHNPTGKERLALAFLLSMLGILGPFNIDMYLPGFPDIAEDFSARASLVQMSLTACLIGLAVGQVIVGPVSDSQGRRKPLLIGISLFALSSLLCAISPNIAAFIAARFLQGLTASAGIVLSRAVVRDVFSGKELTKFFALLMVINATAPMIAPMTGGALLLIPFASWETIFYFLSFLGLFITIVIYFRLKETLPPEKRVPSSIGNSVKSMGGLFRDRSFIGYALIVGFIHGGSFAYVSGTPFVYQGIYGVSPQVFSILFGINGLAIITGSFLIGRLAGVIPERSLLRTAVCIAVSATSFLLIMTIIKGPLFMLVIPIFIYMTSMGMIITSSFTLAMKNQGHRAGSASAVIGMLPLVLGSAVSPLVSIDETTAVPMGAILFITSFIGFVFFFTLTKEKTKRSRQNLKLHAEG, from the coding sequence ATGATTCACAATCCGACTGGAAAAGAGCGGCTAGCGCTGGCATTTCTCCTCAGCATGCTTGGCATTTTGGGGCCATTCAATATTGATATGTATTTGCCGGGCTTTCCAGATATCGCTGAAGATTTCAGTGCCCGAGCTTCACTTGTTCAGATGAGTCTGACAGCCTGTTTGATTGGACTTGCGGTTGGACAGGTTATTGTCGGACCGGTCAGTGATTCGCAGGGAAGAAGAAAACCTCTTCTAATCGGGATTTCTCTCTTTGCCTTATCTTCCCTATTATGCGCCATATCACCCAATATTGCGGCCTTTATTGCTGCCCGCTTTCTGCAGGGATTAACTGCCTCTGCCGGTATCGTCCTTTCCCGGGCAGTTGTCCGTGATGTGTTCAGCGGTAAAGAGCTGACGAAATTTTTTGCTTTGCTTATGGTCATTAATGCAACCGCTCCAATGATTGCGCCCATGACAGGCGGTGCGCTGCTTCTGATTCCCTTTGCAAGCTGGGAAACCATCTTTTATTTTCTAAGCTTTTTGGGATTATTTATTACCATTGTGATTTATTTCCGATTAAAAGAAACCCTTCCTCCAGAAAAAAGGGTCCCAAGCTCCATTGGGAATTCCGTTAAAAGCATGGGGGGACTTTTCAGGGACCGTTCCTTCATCGGGTATGCCCTTATCGTTGGTTTCATACATGGCGGAAGCTTTGCTTATGTTTCGGGGACACCCTTTGTCTATCAGGGTATTTATGGTGTATCGCCTCAGGTGTTCAGCATCCTGTTTGGCATTAATGGATTGGCCATCATTACGGGGAGTTTCCTGATTGGCCGTCTGGCAGGTGTCATTCCGGAAAGAAGCCTGCTCCGGACAGCGGTCTGCATTGCGGTCAGTGCAACTTCGTTTCTCTTAATTATGACCATCATTAAAGGACCGCTATTCATGCTTGTCATTCCTATTTTTATCTATATGACTTCAATGGGGATGATCATCACCAGCTCGTTTACATTGGCGATGAAAAATCAGGGGCATCGTGCCGGCAGTGCCAGCGCCGTTATTGGAATGCTTCCTTTAGTGCTGGGTTCGGCTGTTTCCCCTTTGGTGAGCATTGATGAAACCACTGCCGTGCCAATGGGTGCCATCTTGTTTATTACATCATTCATCGGCTTTGTTTTCTTCTTCACCCTAACGAAAGAGAAAACAAAAAGAAGCCGACAGAACCTGAAGCTGCATGCGGAGGGATAA
- a CDS encoding VOC family protein, whose translation MNSIASPIAGKVNNVFIHVKDLKKSAEWYSSLLGLPFNMDDVESPVYNIPVTSQTGLTLDDHTFDPSFKWTPSGHVLFNFFAHDIDVAYTFVKDHGITIVKEIERIGDFAYFNFQDPDGNVLMICNC comes from the coding sequence ATGAATTCAATTGCTTCCCCGATCGCAGGCAAAGTGAACAATGTGTTTATTCATGTCAAGGACCTGAAAAAGTCGGCTGAATGGTATAGCAGCCTGCTTGGACTGCCTTTTAATATGGATGATGTGGAATCGCCGGTATACAACATTCCGGTCACCTCTCAAACCGGACTTACACTGGATGACCACACCTTTGATCCATCCTTCAAATGGACTCCTTCCGGTCACGTTTTATTTAATTTCTTTGCCCATGATATCGATGTGGCCTACACGTTTGTAAAAGATCATGGAATCACCATTGTAAAAGAAATAGAGCGTATTGGAGATTTTGCTTATTTCAACTTTCAGGACCCTGATGGAAATGTATTAATGATCTGCAATTGCTAA
- a CDS encoding DUF3189 family protein yields the protein MIYIYHDFGGTHTTSLAAAYHLKIIQNRKLKKEEVIQVPFFNKLTKKDAGTLIFHGTDEEDNPVYTLGRRSSKLTIETLHHFCLLLSNHKAIHEKIILSNTSPAVPIIMSIGGFLAHGLGLGTLGTPLLIKGAQQCSGNILDLVNETKKTAAGSDAAIVKIDNKKFQA from the coding sequence TTGATCTATATCTATCATGATTTTGGGGGAACTCATACAACATCCCTTGCAGCAGCATACCATCTGAAAATCATTCAGAATCGAAAACTTAAAAAAGAAGAAGTCATTCAGGTGCCATTTTTTAATAAATTGACAAAGAAAGATGCAGGAACTCTTATTTTTCATGGTACAGACGAAGAGGATAATCCGGTATATACTCTTGGAAGAAGGTCTTCCAAACTGACAATTGAAACTCTGCATCACTTTTGTCTCTTATTAAGTAACCATAAAGCAATTCACGAGAAAATCATCCTCTCTAATACTTCACCTGCTGTTCCGATCATTATGTCAATCGGTGGATTCTTAGCCCACGGCCTGGGGCTGGGTACATTAGGAACACCGCTTTTGATAAAAGGAGCCCAGCAGTGCAGCGGGAATATTCTTGACCTTGTGAATGAAACAAAAAAGACTGCTGCCGGCTCAGATGCCGCGATAGTAAAAATTGATAATAAAAAGTTCCAGGCATAA
- a CDS encoding polysaccharide deacetylase family protein: MDLFFRWIVRSLFAPVSGTAGAIASTTGFFLAFLPLDSYKIPLLFACSLILGLNIIALFLGSLITVFIPYIDKLPYMDFGPLENFWLISSLKSGILSSDSVVSGILGGVVGLVCYFFFLWFYNLGLKKNDGKQESIFLDPAKRRWSLIKRMTAGFTLLIAVISAFFIESLNTAPKFPALTLDQHTSNTQIEPIDKPFNEKDSESQVQETNADAKIPAKLNMAQIDQNQEVYGFYVNWDENSKISFKKNKESITTLVPEWMQVTPDLKVKSSIDPSIVKEAKEHEIKVLPLVNNFIDGKWDSDVLHRLFTVPGAEDRFIEDMIFYVVSNNFDGINIDFEAIKPSDRDNFTQFMSKVYKAFHKVDLMVTLDVPPNDESYDYASLAKYADRVIVMLYDQHYSMSAPGPVAQTDWVKENLNQTDIPSGKLVAGLGTYGYNWEENSNEPAAEMTFGDIMKMGREANLHINWSMEAGNPYLRYTQNGKNHTVWFLDAATFYNQMNLALNRDSTGIAIWRLGSEDPSIWNFLNKTNEAKKPSQVLSTFDSHFSALHTGNGEILKIASQKEKGRRTIEMDSNGMIKKESYVKYPKPFEVIRHGQSSKKEVVLTFDDGPDPSYTPEILDILNRYKVKGTFFVVGENALMHPQLVKRIYDEGHEIGNHTFTHPDITSITPSRLRMELNATQRLIQGITGRSMTLFRPPYIADTELATKNEQLPIMEAQKLGYTMVGQSIDSGDWQGATADDLVNQTLDQLSEGNVILLHDAGGDRSKTVEALPIIIETLKSRGYTFSTTAGLIEKSDSEIMPFADQENPYSVYDSAVFKILKNWNTGISFLFYSAILLGILRLIFLVFLSRKQVKRYKETKIDPGFTPYVSVVIAAYNEEKVICKTIDSILTSDYSAFEILVIDDGSKDQTARAVEEAFADNPGVRLIKKANGGKSSAVNLGFKEAKGEIVVALDADTLIAENAIPLLVSHFKDDQVAAVSGNVKVGNKGNLLTNWQHIEYVTGFNLERRAFAALNCITVVPGAIGAWKKSAVEEAGCFSEDTLAEDTDITLALLRNGKKIEFEEKAYAYTEVPEDIKSLAKQRYRWVYGTLQCLWKHREALFNRKHQSLGYVALPNMWLFQYVYQTISPIADILFLFALFSTKPEKAAIGFILFYLMDFFTSLYAFRLEKENPKPLASLFLQRILYKQLMTYVVVKSIFSAIKGVTVGWNKLKRKGNATQDHSLMNTK; this comes from the coding sequence GTGGATCTTTTTTTTAGGTGGATTGTCAGATCTCTGTTTGCCCCTGTATCTGGTACCGCAGGAGCAATCGCAAGTACTACAGGTTTCTTTCTGGCATTTCTACCTTTGGATAGTTATAAAATTCCATTGTTGTTTGCTTGTTCACTGATTCTGGGCCTTAATATTATTGCCTTATTCCTGGGCTCTCTGATTACTGTTTTTATCCCATACATAGATAAGCTGCCTTACATGGATTTTGGCCCATTAGAAAATTTCTGGCTGATTTCAAGTCTTAAAAGCGGAATATTATCTTCCGATTCAGTTGTTTCAGGTATTTTAGGAGGGGTTGTTGGACTTGTCTGCTATTTTTTCTTCCTCTGGTTTTATAATCTGGGGCTGAAAAAAAATGATGGAAAACAGGAATCTATATTTCTTGATCCTGCTAAAAGGCGATGGTCTCTAATCAAGCGTATGACTGCAGGCTTCACTCTATTAATTGCAGTGATTTCAGCATTTTTTATTGAGAGCCTTAATACAGCTCCCAAATTCCCTGCATTGACTCTGGATCAACACACTTCAAACACACAGATAGAGCCCATTGACAAGCCTTTCAATGAAAAAGATTCGGAATCTCAGGTTCAAGAAACAAACGCTGATGCCAAAATTCCAGCAAAGCTTAATATGGCACAAATTGATCAAAATCAAGAAGTTTATGGATTCTATGTCAATTGGGACGAAAATAGTAAAATATCTTTCAAGAAAAATAAAGAGTCTATAACTACTTTGGTACCTGAATGGATGCAGGTTACACCAGATCTAAAGGTCAAGTCCTCCATTGACCCATCCATTGTAAAAGAAGCTAAAGAACATGAAATCAAGGTTTTGCCATTAGTAAATAATTTTATAGACGGCAAATGGGATTCAGATGTTCTGCATAGGTTATTCACTGTTCCAGGGGCTGAAGACCGCTTTATTGAAGATATGATTTTTTATGTGGTATCAAATAATTTCGATGGGATTAATATTGACTTCGAAGCGATTAAACCTTCTGACAGGGATAATTTTACACAATTCATGAGTAAGGTGTACAAAGCCTTTCATAAGGTAGATTTAATGGTAACATTGGATGTTCCGCCGAATGATGAAAGCTATGATTATGCTTCTTTGGCTAAATACGCCGACCGTGTCATTGTGATGCTTTATGACCAGCATTACTCCATGAGCGCACCAGGGCCTGTCGCTCAAACAGATTGGGTAAAGGAGAACTTGAATCAAACTGATATTCCCTCCGGCAAATTGGTTGCAGGCCTTGGAACATACGGTTACAACTGGGAAGAAAATTCTAATGAACCTGCAGCTGAAATGACGTTTGGGGATATCATGAAGATGGGCAGGGAAGCGAACCTCCATATCAATTGGAGTATGGAAGCTGGAAACCCCTACTTACGATATACACAGAATGGAAAAAATCATACTGTCTGGTTTTTGGATGCTGCCACTTTTTATAACCAGATGAACCTTGCTCTAAATAGAGATTCTACTGGCATTGCCATATGGCGGCTCGGTTCCGAGGATCCTTCGATTTGGAATTTTCTTAACAAGACTAATGAAGCCAAAAAACCATCTCAAGTGCTTAGTACCTTTGATAGTCATTTTTCAGCCCTTCATACCGGGAACGGAGAAATATTGAAAATCGCATCACAAAAAGAAAAAGGAAGAAGGACAATTGAAATGGATTCCAATGGAATGATAAAAAAGGAATCCTATGTCAAATATCCAAAGCCTTTTGAAGTAATCCGACATGGACAATCAAGTAAAAAAGAAGTCGTCCTTACGTTTGATGACGGTCCTGATCCATCCTACACTCCAGAAATACTGGACATATTGAACAGATATAAGGTGAAAGGCACTTTTTTTGTTGTTGGGGAAAATGCTTTGATGCATCCTCAGCTTGTTAAAAGAATTTATGATGAGGGGCATGAAATTGGAAACCATACCTTTACACATCCAGATATTACATCCATCACACCTTCTCGTCTGCGGATGGAATTGAATGCAACACAACGCTTAATTCAAGGCATAACTGGGCGTTCTATGACTCTTTTCCGGCCTCCATACATTGCAGATACGGAACTGGCCACAAAAAATGAGCAGCTTCCTATAATGGAAGCCCAGAAGCTTGGCTATACCATGGTCGGCCAATCCATTGACTCTGGAGATTGGCAGGGAGCCACAGCAGATGATCTTGTAAATCAAACATTGGATCAGCTGTCAGAAGGGAATGTTATTTTGCTTCATGATGCCGGGGGTGACCGCTCCAAAACAGTTGAGGCCCTTCCGATTATTATTGAAACACTTAAAAGCCGCGGCTATACATTTTCAACTACTGCCGGCTTAATTGAGAAAAGTGACAGTGAGATCATGCCTTTTGCCGATCAGGAAAACCCTTATTCTGTATATGATAGTGCCGTTTTTAAAATCCTTAAAAACTGGAACACCGGCATCAGCTTTTTGTTTTATTCAGCCATCCTTTTAGGAATTTTGCGTCTGATTTTTCTTGTTTTCCTGTCTAGGAAACAGGTTAAGAGGTATAAAGAGACAAAGATTGACCCTGGATTTACTCCATATGTCAGTGTGGTCATTGCTGCTTATAATGAGGAAAAGGTCATCTGCAAAACTATAGATTCCATTTTAACCAGTGACTATTCTGCTTTTGAAATACTGGTTATTGATGATGGCTCAAAGGATCAGACGGCCCGTGCCGTTGAGGAAGCTTTTGCAGACAATCCCGGCGTCAGATTAATTAAAAAAGCCAATGGCGGAAAGTCTTCAGCTGTAAACCTTGGATTCAAGGAAGCTAAGGGAGAAATTGTGGTTGCTTTAGATGCCGATACGCTTATTGCAGAAAATGCTATACCATTGCTTGTCAGCCATTTTAAGGACGATCAGGTAGCTGCTGTGTCAGGTAATGTCAAGGTTGGCAATAAAGGGAATCTCCTGACGAACTGGCAGCACATTGAATATGTGACAGGCTTTAACCTGGAAAGAAGAGCCTTCGCCGCTCTCAACTGTATTACTGTAGTACCAGGTGCAATCGGTGCATGGAAAAAGTCTGCGGTTGAAGAAGCAGGCTGCTTTAGCGAGGATACACTTGCAGAGGATACGGATATAACGCTTGCCCTATTGCGCAATGGAAAGAAAATTGAATTTGAAGAAAAGGCCTATGCTTATACTGAAGTGCCGGAAGATATTAAAAGCCTGGCAAAACAGCGCTACCGTTGGGTATATGGGACTCTTCAATGCCTCTGGAAACATAGGGAGGCGTTATTTAACAGGAAACATCAGTCATTAGGGTATGTAGCCCTTCCAAACATGTGGCTTTTTCAATATGTTTATCAAACGATTTCTCCTATTGCAGATATCCTATTTCTTTTTGCTCTATTCAGCACGAAACCAGAAAAAGCAGCCATTGGTTTTATACTATTTTACTTGATGGATTTCTTTACCTCCTTATATGCGTTCAGGCTGGAAAAAGAAAATCCTAAACCACTGGCCTCATTGTTTTTGCAGCGAATTTTATATAAACAGCTGATGACCTATGTAGTGGTAAAATCGATTTTCTCCGCCATAAAAGGAGTTACTGTCGGCTGGAACAAATTAAAACGTAAAGGAAACGCAACCCAGGATCATTCCTTGATGAATACTAAATAA
- a CDS encoding flavin monoamine oxidase family protein: protein MAYYRDPQLSVEEMLSIIRNGLGISQVQKKIIVVGAGMSGLVAASLLKDAGHDVTVLEATQRVGGRIFTMREPFMDDLYLDVGAMRIPHNHPLVLEYIKKFRLKVNEFRNTTPQDLIFANGIKTNRTAYQKNPDILCYPVAPHEKGKTAEELLTMAIKPVADFINQNPGQNWNIVVREFDRYPMSYFLRYNPVGPGLSPGALESIKVLLGLEGFPEMSFPAILRELLPLFSPDIHFYEIEGGNDKLPNAFLPQLKQDLNFGYQMTKIEQGHEQVTIHARHTLSQRPLAVTGDLAIITIPFSLLSFVEVVPRHSFSHNKWKAIRELHYVSSTKIGLQFKQRFWEREGLHGGKLMTDLPIRFAAYPSHLIGSSGSGVIMASYTWEDDTLSWDNLKEGDRIRNALDNLAVVHGNQVYEHFLTGASHSWSQYPFSGGAFSMFKPNQETELYPAIPVPEGRVHFAGEHTSTAPGWIEGAIQSGIRAASEVTDLPRGYYRWYKG from the coding sequence ATGGCCTATTATCGGGATCCGCAGTTATCAGTTGAAGAAATGCTTTCCATCATCAGAAACGGACTCGGCATTTCACAGGTCCAGAAAAAAATTATTGTTGTCGGAGCCGGTATGTCCGGGCTGGTAGCTGCTTCACTGCTGAAGGATGCCGGTCATGATGTAACGGTTTTAGAAGCAACACAAAGGGTTGGCGGCAGGATTTTTACGATGAGAGAGCCGTTCATGGACGATTTGTACCTGGATGTTGGCGCCATGCGAATTCCCCATAATCATCCATTAGTCCTTGAGTATATTAAAAAATTCCGTTTAAAAGTAAATGAATTCAGGAACACAACACCCCAGGACCTGATCTTTGCCAATGGAATAAAAACCAATCGAACTGCCTATCAGAAGAATCCGGATATTCTGTGCTACCCGGTTGCACCGCATGAAAAAGGGAAGACAGCGGAAGAGCTGCTCACGATGGCAATAAAGCCGGTTGCAGATTTTATTAATCAAAACCCCGGACAAAATTGGAATATCGTAGTTAGAGAGTTTGACCGGTATCCCATGAGCTATTTTCTCAGATACAATCCAGTGGGGCCTGGCCTATCACCTGGAGCTCTTGAAAGCATTAAAGTTCTGCTGGGTCTGGAAGGGTTTCCGGAGATGAGCTTTCCGGCCATTCTGCGGGAACTTCTTCCTTTATTTAGCCCGGACATTCATTTTTATGAAATAGAGGGAGGGAATGATAAGCTCCCAAATGCTTTTTTGCCTCAGTTAAAACAAGATCTTAATTTCGGCTATCAGATGACAAAAATAGAGCAGGGTCATGAGCAGGTTACCATTCATGCCAGACATACCCTGAGCCAACGGCCTTTGGCAGTAACTGGTGATCTGGCCATTATCACCATTCCGTTTTCTTTGCTCTCCTTCGTTGAAGTCGTTCCCCGGCATTCATTTTCCCATAATAAATGGAAAGCCATTCGGGAACTTCATTATGTTTCTTCCACGAAAATCGGACTGCAGTTTAAGCAGCGATTCTGGGAACGTGAAGGGCTGCATGGAGGGAAGCTGATGACAGATCTGCCCATTCGCTTCGCTGCATATCCAAGCCATCTGATCGGGTCTTCAGGTTCGGGGGTGATTATGGCAAGCTATACCTGGGAAGATGATACTTTATCCTGGGATAATCTTAAAGAAGGTGACCGGATCCGGAATGCCCTTGACAATTTGGCTGTTGTTCATGGCAATCAGGTTTACGAGCATTTCTTAACAGGAGCTTCCCATAGCTGGTCGCAGTACCCTTTTTCCGGCGGTGCCTTCTCGATGTTCAAGCCGAACCAGGAAACAGAGCTGTACCCAGCAATTCCTGTCCCTGAGGGAAGAGTTCATTTCGCCGGAGAACATACTTCCACAGCCCCGGGCTGGATTGAAGGAGCAATTCAATCAGGCATAAGGGCTGCAAGTGAAGTGACTGATTTGCCCAGAGGGTATTATAGGTGGTATAAAGGCTAA